The stretch of DNA TTCTGGCTGTTCAGAATACCCTCTATTAAAATAGGGTGTGATATGAAAATTTTGTAGGAACACTTCACCATTTTTAATTGTTGCAAAAGCATCGGTAAGATTAGCTTTTTTTTCGCGGAGAGATTTGACCTCAGAACCATTCAGCACGATTCCTGTCTCCACAAAGCTCAAAAGCTCAAAATTGAACCTTGCCTTTTTGTTTATGGCTGCCTCAAAGTTTTTAGTTTTCTCTTCAGTTTTCTTAGG from Leptospiraceae bacterium encodes:
- the smpB gene encoding SsrA-binding protein SmpB, encoding MKPKKTEEKTKNFEAAINKKARFNFELLSFVETGIVLNGSEVKSLREKKANLTDAFATIKNGEVFLQNFHITPYFNRGYSEQPEVRPRKLLLKRNEILKLEKQIKEKGLTLVATKCYFKNNKFAKIELAIAKPKKNYDKRETLMKKDAKLEVERALKARNRN